The [Bacillus] selenitireducens MLS10 genome includes a region encoding these proteins:
- a CDS encoding type II toxin-antitoxin system PemK/MazF family toxin has product MMVKRGDVYFADLSPVVGSEQGGVRPVLIIQNDIGNRFSPTVIVAAITAQIQKAKLPTHVEIDAKKNGFDRDSVILLEQIRTIDKQRLTDKITHLDEKTMAKVDEALRVSIGLIHL; this is encoded by the coding sequence TTGATGGTCAAACGAGGCGATGTTTACTTCGCTGATCTGTCACCCGTGGTCGGATCGGAACAGGGTGGCGTCCGTCCGGTGCTCATTATTCAAAATGACATCGGAAACAGATTCAGCCCGACTGTGATTGTCGCTGCGATAACAGCGCAAATCCAGAAGGCGAAGTTACCAACACATGTTGAAATCGATGCAAAAAAAAATGGGTTTGATCGTGATTCCGTCATTTTGCTTGAACAGATTCGTACGATTGACAAGCAAAGACTGACAGATAAGATCACTCATCTTGACGAAAAGACGATGGCGAAAGTTGACGAAGCGCTTCGTGTCAGTATCGGACTTATTCATTTATAA
- a CDS encoding RsbT co-antagonist protein RsbRA: MNTFVKESILEQRSAIMNRWIEEIESFRTDDSLQNISNTVYENTNREFIDKLFGAIEEGHTKVDRPLDDFAERLIQLGWPLHYLTRGLQEFRKVTIEILSETDSDYCQSIEFFQDIESWIDDMVNMLVNQYSGSWENTVFLQKMALKELSAPLIPVFDRISVMPLIGTIDTERAKLIMENLLDGVIEHRSQVVLIDITGVPVVDTMVAHHIIQASEAVRLVGAKCILVGIRPEIAQTIVNLGIDLGKFPTKSTLKKGIEAALEMTQREIIEFDSVKGGEIIADSNT; this comes from the coding sequence GTGAATACATTCGTTAAAGAAAGCATACTTGAACAGCGGAGCGCTATCATGAACAGGTGGATTGAAGAAATTGAGTCGTTCCGCACCGATGACTCACTGCAGAACATTTCAAATACGGTATACGAAAACACGAACAGGGAATTTATTGACAAGCTTTTTGGCGCCATTGAAGAAGGCCATACGAAAGTGGACCGACCTCTCGATGATTTTGCAGAACGCCTGATTCAGCTCGGCTGGCCGCTTCATTATCTCACACGCGGGCTTCAGGAATTCCGGAAAGTGACGATCGAAATCCTTTCGGAAACTGACTCGGATTATTGCCAGAGCATTGAGTTCTTTCAGGACATTGAGAGTTGGATCGACGATATGGTCAATATGCTGGTCAACCAGTATTCAGGCTCATGGGAAAACACCGTCTTCCTTCAGAAGATGGCGTTAAAAGAGTTATCAGCGCCACTGATTCCGGTCTTTGACAGAATCAGTGTAATGCCTCTGATTGGCACGATCGATACGGAACGGGCGAAGCTGATCATGGAGAATCTTCTCGACGGGGTCATTGAACACCGTTCACAGGTTGTGCTGATTGATATCACCGGCGTGCCGGTTGTCGACACGATGGTCGCCCATCATATCATTCAGGCTTCTGAGGCTGTTCGTCTCGTTGGAGCGAAGTGCATTCTTGTCGGGATCCGTCCTGAGATCGCCCAGACCATTGTCAACCTGGGGATTGACCTTGGCAAATTCCCGACAAAGAGTACGCTCAAGAAGGGCATTGAAGCCGCCCTTGAGATGACCCAGCGCGAAATCATAGAATTTGATTCAGTCAAAGGAGGCGAGATCATTGCGGATTCCAATACTTAA
- a CDS encoding STAS domain-containing protein, translated as MRIPILKLHDYLLISVQVELDDQTALQFQEDVLEKIHQEGSRGVVIDLTSVDMIDSFIAKVLGDVVDMSNLMGAKVVMTGIQPAVAITLIDMGIVLDDVPTALDLEQGLERLQLELEG; from the coding sequence TTGCGGATTCCAATACTTAAACTGCACGATTACTTATTAATATCCGTACAGGTCGAACTCGATGACCAGACGGCTTTGCAATTCCAGGAAGACGTACTTGAAAAGATCCATCAGGAAGGTTCCCGCGGGGTTGTGATTGATCTCACATCCGTTGATATGATTGATTCTTTTATTGCCAAAGTCCTCGGTGATGTTGTCGATATGTCAAATCTGATGGGGGCAAAGGTGGTCATGACAGGGATTCAGCCTGCTGTCGCCATCACTCTGATCGATATGGGAATTGTACTTGATGATGTGCCGACTGCTCTTGACCTTGAACAGGGACTTGAGCGACTCCAATTGGAACTGGAGGGCTGA
- a CDS encoding anti-sigma regulatory factor, with the protein MAEETNVDIHSEWGIVAARQAGRTMAKEIGFGSVDQARITTAISELARNIYLYAEKGKIRIQAAQGANRRGIRIVASDEGPGIPDLRRVMEDGFTTSGGLGAGLPGVKRLMDEFDIDSKVGEGTTITAIKWIR; encoded by the coding sequence ATGGCAGAAGAGACAAATGTGGACATTCACAGTGAATGGGGTATCGTGGCTGCCAGACAGGCAGGCCGCACGATGGCAAAAGAGATCGGATTCGGTTCGGTGGACCAGGCCAGAATCACGACGGCCATATCTGAACTTGCCAGAAATATATATCTGTATGCTGAAAAAGGAAAAATCAGAATTCAGGCAGCACAAGGTGCCAACAGACGCGGGATCCGGATTGTGGCTTCAGATGAGGGACCGGGTATCCCGGATCTCCGCAGAGTAATGGAGGACGGCTTTACCACTTCCGGTGGACTCGGGGCAGGACTTCCCGGTGTGAAACGCCTGATGGACGAGTTTGATATTGATTCCAAGGTCGGTGAAGGGACAACGATCACCGCCATCAAGTGGATCAGATAG
- a CDS encoding PP2C family protein-serine/threonine phosphatase, giving the protein MRDTKYSLYQMYKEMLTSYLDTKNEQALYHAQQFSKEMMEKDMSPEETVSLHLSVFQELATELPEEVVDSFDLLLEVMVGYGLAYREHQSLRDRQRELDSELNVASRMQQSLLPHQEIGLDTIDLGVVSVPAGKMSGDYYHYMTDERDNVAIAVADVIGKGIPAAMSMSMIKYAMDTLTEQSLRPRSILEKLNRVVERNIESDMFITMMYGFYDTNIHRFSMASAGHEPGFLYRSESDSFEDLEAKGLVLGVSPKVSYEEIIYDIQVGDFIVLLSDGVTECRIDGEFIRRDQVMDMIRERKDLEAQEIVDSIYYELERAQGFQLRDDFTLLILKRKV; this is encoded by the coding sequence TTGAGGGACACAAAGTATTCGTTATACCAGATGTACAAAGAGATGCTGACGAGCTATCTGGATACAAAAAATGAACAGGCACTTTACCATGCTCAGCAATTCAGTAAAGAAATGATGGAGAAAGACATGTCCCCTGAGGAGACGGTTAGTCTCCATCTTTCTGTTTTTCAGGAGCTGGCAACGGAGCTTCCTGAGGAAGTGGTGGATTCATTTGATTTGTTGCTTGAAGTCATGGTTGGATACGGATTGGCCTACCGGGAGCACCAAAGTCTCCGGGATCGCCAGCGTGAACTTGATTCAGAGCTGAATGTGGCGTCAAGGATGCAACAGTCCCTGCTGCCGCACCAGGAGATCGGACTCGATACAATCGATTTGGGTGTTGTGAGTGTCCCTGCAGGCAAGATGAGCGGGGACTATTACCATTATATGACCGATGAACGGGACAATGTGGCAATAGCCGTGGCGGATGTCATTGGCAAGGGCATCCCGGCGGCGATGTCCATGTCGATGATTAAGTATGCAATGGACACCCTGACCGAACAGTCCCTCCGTCCGCGGTCCATCCTTGAAAAACTGAATCGAGTTGTGGAGCGAAATATTGAATCGGATATGTTTATTACGATGATGTACGGTTTCTATGATACGAATATCCACCGGTTCTCCATGGCGAGTGCCGGACATGAACCGGGTTTTCTTTACCGGTCTGAATCGGACAGTTTTGAGGATCTTGAAGCAAAGGGCCTGGTTCTCGGTGTCTCACCGAAGGTCAGTTACGAAGAGATTATTTACGACATTCAGGTAGGCGACTTTATTGTTCTGCTGTCTGACGGGGTCACGGAATGCCGGATTGACGGTGAGTTTATTCGCCGCGACCAGGTTATGGACATGATACGTGAACGAAAGGATCTGGAGGCTCAGGAAATTGTCGATTCGATCTACTATGAGCTTGAGCGTGCGCAGGGTTTTCAGCTCCGTGATGATTTTACACTGCTGATTTTAAAGCGAAAGGTTTAA
- a CDS encoding STAS domain-containing protein, whose amino-acid sequence MNLSVSVKEGETSNVAYVSGEVDVYTASKLKETLNPLAEQENKDLYVDLSNVEYIDSTGLGIFIGTLKLTEKSGSNLKLRGLNDRVLRLFEITGLNEVIEIDADKREEA is encoded by the coding sequence ATGAATTTATCAGTAAGTGTAAAAGAAGGAGAAACGAGTAATGTTGCCTATGTATCCGGTGAGGTGGATGTGTATACGGCATCAAAGCTGAAAGAAACACTGAATCCTTTGGCGGAACAGGAGAACAAGGACCTGTATGTCGATTTGTCCAATGTTGAGTATATTGATTCCACAGGGCTCGGTATTTTTATCGGAACTCTGAAACTCACTGAAAAGTCAGGGAGCAACTTGAAGCTCCGCGGTTTGAATGACCGTGTTCTCAGACTGTTTGAGATTACGGGTCTGAACGAAGTCATTGAGATTGACGCCGACAAAAGGGAGGAAGCCTGA
- the rsbW gene encoding anti-sigma B factor RsbW has protein sequence MSKVADRIEMNVPAKAEYVGVVRLTASGVANRLGYSYDDIEDIKLAVAEACTNVVNHAYEKADDEVSHDIHLKFSVYEDRMEFVIADQGGAVDLDVLKKKRGPLNASQAIEDMKEGGLGLFLIETLMDEVDIQGDTGVIITMTKFLKRDEVEPGDERTSEELPKQ, from the coding sequence ATGAGTAAGGTGGCGGACCGTATTGAAATGAATGTTCCGGCCAAAGCTGAATATGTCGGGGTTGTCCGGCTGACGGCTTCTGGTGTCGCGAACCGGCTCGGTTATTCCTATGATGACATCGAAGACATTAAGCTTGCAGTAGCTGAAGCCTGTACAAATGTCGTGAATCATGCTTATGAAAAAGCGGACGATGAGGTGTCCCACGATATTCATCTCAAATTTTCTGTGTATGAAGACCGCATGGAATTTGTCATTGCAGATCAAGGCGGCGCAGTCGACCTTGATGTGCTCAAGAAAAAACGGGGACCGTTGAATGCTTCGCAGGCAATCGAAGATATGAAGGAAGGGGGGCTCGGCCTTTTCCTGATTGAAACATTGATGGATGAAGTGGATATACAGGGAGATACAGGCGTTATCATTACGATGACGAAGTTCCTAAAGAGAGATGAGGTGGAGCCCGGTGACGAGAGAACCTCGGAAGAACTCCCGAAGCAGTAA
- the sigB gene encoding RNA polymerase sigma factor SigB, translating into MIAEFQETGDDEIQTQLVLEYENLVHALARKFSRGQRHDEDLVQVGMIGLLAALRRFDPSFGRSFESFAVPTIVGEIKRFIRDKTWSVHVPRRIKELGPKIKSAVENLTTELQRSPQVEEIADYLEVSEEEILETMEMGKSYQALSVDRSIEADDEGSAVTLLDLVGSVESGYEQTDQQLLLEKAFQVLTDREKQILQLTYFENMSQKETGEQLGISQMHVSRLQRRALQKLKDSIRIEATEAF; encoded by the coding sequence ATGATCGCCGAGTTCCAGGAAACGGGAGACGATGAGATCCAGACACAGCTTGTCCTTGAATATGAGAATTTAGTGCATGCGTTGGCGAGAAAATTTTCGCGTGGGCAGCGTCATGATGAGGATCTGGTCCAGGTTGGGATGATCGGTCTGCTGGCTGCACTGAGGCGGTTTGATCCCTCTTTTGGCAGAAGTTTTGAATCCTTCGCCGTTCCGACGATTGTCGGAGAGATCAAACGCTTCATCCGGGATAAAACCTGGAGCGTCCATGTGCCAAGAAGAATCAAAGAGCTCGGACCAAAGATCAAGAGTGCTGTTGAGAACCTGACAACGGAGCTTCAGCGCAGTCCGCAGGTTGAAGAAATTGCTGACTACCTTGAAGTGAGCGAAGAAGAAATTCTTGAGACGATGGAGATGGGCAAGAGCTACCAGGCGCTGTCTGTTGACCGTTCGATTGAAGCAGATGATGAGGGCAGTGCCGTTACCCTGCTCGATCTTGTCGGATCGGTGGAATCGGGTTATGAGCAAACGGATCAGCAACTCCTCCTTGAGAAGGCTTTTCAGGTGCTGACGGATCGGGAAAAACAGATCCTGCAGCTGACCTATTTCGAAAACATGAGCCAAAAAGAGACAGGTGAACAGCTGGGTATATCCCAAATGCATGTCTCACGGCTGCAGCGGCGTGCGCTGCAGAAATTGAAGGATTCCATCAGGATTGAAGCGACGGAGGCTTTCTAA
- a CDS encoding SpoIIE family protein phosphatase, with amino-acid sequence MIEHQLMDEMDISVYQNAKKGNWCSGDAVYIVRTSDYILVAVTDGLGSGHEAQEASESVMAIIRADHDLPFRALLDRCNNAVWGTRGVVLSILKFDFHSQQVEYINVGNITCTFYYPDGKMYRPIPSRGYLSGRKHKAKPSNIPFEPGMGFIVYSDGLTFNPAYHALFDRHLTAQETLEMIVDLKVDSNDDVAIVLGHVHQPD; translated from the coding sequence ATGATTGAACATCAGCTAATGGATGAGATGGATATCAGTGTGTATCAGAATGCGAAGAAGGGTAACTGGTGCTCTGGCGATGCCGTCTATATCGTGCGGACGTCAGACTACATTCTGGTTGCCGTTACAGATGGCCTTGGAAGCGGTCATGAGGCACAGGAAGCGTCTGAATCCGTGATGGCAATTATCCGCGCGGATCACGACCTTCCGTTCCGTGCACTCCTTGACCGGTGCAACAATGCCGTCTGGGGTACGCGAGGTGTCGTTTTATCCATTCTGAAGTTCGATTTTCACAGTCAACAGGTCGAGTATATTAACGTCGGCAACATCACATGTACCTTTTATTACCCGGACGGGAAAATGTACCGTCCGATCCCATCCCGCGGTTATCTGTCGGGTCGGAAGCACAAGGCGAAACCATCGAATATTCCGTTTGAACCCGGTATGGGGTTCATTGTCTATTCTGACGGACTGACATTCAATCCTGCTTATCACGCGCTGTTTGACAGGCATTTGACGGCGCAGGAAACCCTGGAGATGATTGTCGATCTGAAGGTGGATTCGAATGATGATGTGGCGATTGTACTCGGTCATGTTCACCAACCGGACTGA
- a CDS encoding Tex family protein, producing MEWTEQTMRILKDVVKLVSLREDQVKKVIELHEEKNTVPFIARYRKEMTGGLDEDQIRGILDTWGYANQLADRKEEVVRLIGEQGKLTEELEGKILQAVKLQEVEDLYRPYKQKRRTRATMAKEKGLEPLAEWLLSFPSSGDPLAEAAAYVSEELEVASAEEALQGAQDIVSETFADDPDIRQRVRDMTFKNGKMTSSKKPKAEDDKGIFEMYYEYEEPVKSLAHHRVLAMNRGEKEDVLKVKIVTAEEPITGWMKRHILKGKSTAVESVITDSILDSYSRLIEPAVEREIRREVSEKAEEQAIHIFGENLRSLLLQPPLKDRVVLGMDPAYRTGCKLAVVDATGKLLDVAVIYPVKPWNKVTESRRTVQELIERHGVELIAIGNGTASRETEQFTADFLREKALEVPFLIVNEAGASVYSASKLAKEEFPDLQVEERSAASIARRVQDPLAELVKIDPKSVGVGQYQHDVTQSKLNESLSFVVETVVNRVGVNVNTASSSLLQHVSGLSKAVATNIVKQRDDEGKFTSRTQLKKVPRLGAKTYEQSIGFMRIPDGKEPLDATGIHPESYAVAKQLMKDYGIQKSELGSSATADILKDLSPERLAETYGTGVPTIRDILSALVEPGRDPRDELSKPLLKTDVLQMEDLEKGMELEGTVRNVVDFGAFVDIGVKQDGLVHVSKLRKGFVKNPMDVVNVGDVVTVWVDSVDVHKGRIALTMVKSDS from the coding sequence ATGGAATGGACTGAACAGACAATGCGTATTCTCAAAGATGTTGTGAAGCTTGTATCTTTGCGGGAAGATCAGGTTAAAAAAGTCATTGAGCTTCACGAAGAGAAAAATACCGTACCGTTTATCGCACGCTATCGTAAGGAAATGACCGGCGGCCTTGATGAAGATCAGATCCGCGGCATTCTGGATACATGGGGGTATGCCAATCAGCTTGCAGACCGAAAAGAAGAAGTGGTCCGACTGATCGGTGAACAGGGAAAACTGACGGAAGAACTTGAAGGAAAAATCCTGCAGGCTGTAAAGCTTCAGGAAGTGGAAGATCTGTACCGACCTTATAAACAGAAGAGAAGGACCCGGGCAACGATGGCAAAAGAAAAGGGACTTGAACCTCTCGCAGAGTGGCTCCTTTCGTTTCCTTCTTCCGGTGATCCGCTCGCAGAGGCTGCCGCCTATGTGAGTGAAGAACTGGAAGTGGCCAGTGCCGAAGAGGCCCTCCAAGGGGCGCAGGACATCGTCAGTGAGACGTTCGCCGATGATCCGGATATTCGACAACGCGTCCGGGATATGACATTCAAAAACGGGAAAATGACGAGTTCGAAAAAACCGAAAGCTGAAGACGACAAAGGGATCTTCGAAATGTACTACGAGTATGAGGAACCGGTGAAGTCGTTGGCCCATCACAGAGTTCTTGCCATGAACCGCGGTGAGAAAGAAGATGTGCTGAAAGTGAAAATTGTCACGGCGGAAGAACCGATTACGGGCTGGATGAAGCGTCATATTCTGAAAGGCAAATCCACGGCCGTCGAATCCGTGATCACGGATTCGATTTTAGACAGCTACAGCAGGCTGATTGAACCTGCAGTGGAGCGGGAGATTCGGCGAGAGGTTTCCGAAAAAGCGGAAGAGCAGGCTATCCATATCTTCGGCGAGAATCTGCGGAGCCTTCTCTTGCAACCGCCTTTGAAGGATCGGGTCGTACTTGGAATGGATCCGGCTTATCGGACCGGATGCAAACTTGCTGTTGTCGATGCCACGGGAAAACTGCTTGATGTGGCCGTCATCTACCCGGTTAAACCCTGGAATAAGGTAACGGAATCCAGAAGGACTGTGCAGGAACTGATCGAACGGCACGGTGTTGAACTGATTGCCATTGGAAACGGAACGGCATCTCGGGAGACAGAGCAGTTCACGGCTGATTTTCTGAGAGAGAAAGCCCTTGAGGTTCCGTTTCTGATTGTCAATGAAGCCGGGGCAAGCGTGTACTCCGCTTCGAAACTGGCAAAGGAAGAGTTCCCTGATCTTCAGGTGGAGGAACGGAGCGCAGCATCCATCGCCCGCCGCGTCCAGGATCCGTTGGCTGAACTGGTGAAGATCGATCCGAAGTCCGTTGGTGTTGGGCAGTACCAGCATGACGTGACCCAGTCCAAACTGAATGAGAGTCTTTCCTTTGTGGTGGAAACCGTGGTGAACCGCGTTGGTGTAAACGTGAATACGGCCTCCTCGTCTCTCTTGCAGCATGTATCGGGGTTGAGTAAAGCAGTGGCGACCAACATTGTGAAGCAGCGTGATGATGAAGGGAAATTCACGAGCAGGACCCAGCTGAAGAAAGTGCCGAGACTCGGTGCCAAAACCTATGAGCAGAGTATCGGCTTTATGCGGATCCCGGACGGAAAAGAGCCTTTGGACGCAACGGGGATTCACCCGGAAAGTTACGCGGTTGCCAAACAGCTGATGAAGGATTACGGTATTCAAAAGTCTGAGCTCGGGTCATCCGCAACAGCCGACATCCTGAAGGATTTGTCACCGGAGCGGCTGGCCGAAACCTACGGCACGGGTGTACCGACGATCCGAGATATCCTCTCTGCCCTGGTCGAACCGGGAAGAGATCCCCGTGATGAACTGTCCAAACCGCTGTTAAAGACGGATGTTCTTCAAATGGAAGATTTGGAGAAGGGGATGGAGCTCGAAGGAACCGTTCGGAATGTGGTAGACTTCGGTGCATTTGTGGACATCGGCGTCAAACAGGATGGCCTCGTCCATGTATCGAAGCTTCGTAAAGGCTTCGTAAAAAATCCGATGGACGTTGTGAACGTCGGGGATGTCGTCACGGTCTGGGTTGACAGTGTTGATGTTCATAAAGGTCGGATTGCACTGACAATGGTCAAGTCTGACAGTTAA
- a CDS encoding SprT family protein, giving the protein MTENELQRLTEQLSAEFFGKPFRHRITFNKRLRTTGGRYLLKSHHIEINPGHYETFGKNELIGIIKHELCHYHLHIEGRGYRHQDAEFKRLLKETGASRHCRLIPGARLRSTKLHIYHCGACRQVYERKRRMDVKKFACGRCGGKLKFIKTLSAETIDGI; this is encoded by the coding sequence GTGACAGAGAATGAATTACAGCGACTCACAGAACAGTTATCCGCAGAGTTTTTCGGGAAACCGTTTCGCCACCGGATCACATTTAACAAAAGGCTCAGAACAACCGGAGGCCGTTATCTTCTTAAGAGTCATCATATCGAGATCAACCCGGGCCATTACGAGACATTTGGCAAGAATGAACTTATCGGCATCATTAAACATGAACTATGCCACTATCATTTACATATCGAAGGTCGCGGATATCGGCATCAGGATGCGGAATTTAAAAGACTCTTGAAAGAAACCGGCGCTTCAAGGCACTGCCGACTGATTCCAGGAGCGCGATTACGATCAACGAAGCTTCACATTTATCACTGCGGCGCCTGTCGGCAGGTGTATGAGCGTAAGCGCAGAATGGACGTGAAAAAGTTTGCGTGCGGCCGGTGTGGAGGCAAACTGAAATTTATCAAAACTTTATCTGCAGAAACCATTGACGGCATATGA
- a CDS encoding cytochrome ubiquinol oxidase subunit I yields the protein MLDVLLLSRLQFTFTAVVHYIFIPLTIGLAVFIAYMEFRYWRTKDPLYDKMARFWTKLFLINFGVGVATGITMEFQFGTNWAAYSRFVGDVFGAPLAAEGVFAFFLESTFIGLLVFGRDKISRGMRFFAALMVAVGTSLSGFWIIAANSWQQTPQGHIINEELNRAEMVSFAEVIFNPSTMVRYLHVMEGAFITAAMFIVAISAYFIIKKKNLPLAKRSMKMGIVVGLVFSVLQAFSGHSHAQLVGETQPEKLAAYEAHWETEANAPLLLFAIPDHENERNRFEIGIPGMLSFLTYDDVNAEVTGLKEFAAEDRPPVLGNFIAFRVMVTAGIILIGFFMVMAWQWRKGNLFEKEKLMKTAFWMLPLPYIANTAGWIVAEWGRQPWAVFGVLRTEDAVSHLTAVEVMISLGLFIAIYSFLVWLMVYLMKKEVRKFDMETSMKHLDHPKEGESA from the coding sequence ATGCTGGATGTGTTATTGTTGTCACGCCTGCAGTTTACGTTTACAGCGGTTGTTCACTACATATTCATACCGCTGACGATCGGGCTGGCAGTCTTTATCGCGTACATGGAATTCCGCTATTGGCGAACGAAAGATCCATTGTACGACAAAATGGCGAGATTCTGGACAAAGTTATTCCTGATTAACTTCGGGGTCGGGGTTGCAACGGGGATTACGATGGAATTCCAATTCGGAACAAATTGGGCGGCTTATTCCAGGTTTGTCGGGGACGTATTTGGAGCACCGCTTGCAGCTGAGGGCGTATTTGCCTTCTTCCTGGAGTCAACGTTTATCGGACTTCTCGTTTTTGGACGCGATAAAATTTCGCGTGGAATGCGTTTCTTTGCAGCACTCATGGTTGCAGTGGGAACGAGCCTGTCAGGTTTTTGGATTATAGCTGCCAACTCGTGGCAACAGACGCCGCAGGGCCATATTATCAATGAAGAACTGAACCGTGCCGAAATGGTAAGTTTTGCAGAGGTCATCTTTAATCCGTCCACGATGGTGCGTTATCTGCACGTCATGGAAGGGGCCTTTATTACGGCGGCGATGTTTATCGTAGCCATCAGTGCATACTTTATCATTAAGAAAAAGAATCTGCCTCTTGCCAAACGCTCGATGAAAATGGGGATTGTCGTTGGACTTGTTTTCAGCGTGCTTCAGGCTTTTTCAGGCCACTCTCATGCTCAGCTTGTTGGTGAAACGCAGCCTGAAAAGCTGGCAGCCTATGAGGCCCATTGGGAAACAGAAGCGAACGCACCGCTTTTATTATTTGCGATTCCGGATCATGAGAATGAACGGAACCGATTTGAAATCGGCATTCCGGGTATGCTCAGTTTCCTGACCTATGATGACGTCAATGCAGAAGTGACAGGGCTGAAGGAGTTTGCTGCAGAGGACCGCCCACCGGTTCTCGGCAATTTCATCGCATTCCGTGTCATGGTGACAGCGGGGATAATTCTGATTGGATTCTTTATGGTCATGGCCTGGCAGTGGCGTAAAGGAAATCTCTTTGAAAAAGAGAAACTGATGAAAACTGCATTTTGGATGCTTCCACTGCCATACATCGCGAACACAGCGGGGTGGATTGTGGCTGAATGGGGCCGGCAGCCTTGGGCCGTCTTTGGTGTCCTCAGAACAGAGGATGCCGTGTCTCACCTGACGGCAGTGGAGGTAATGATCTCCCTTGGCCTGTTTATTGCCATATACAGTTTCCTGGTCTGGCTTATGGTCTATTTAATGAAAAAAGAAGTACGCAAGTTTGATATGGAGACATCCATGAAACACCTTGATCATCCGAAGGAAGGGGAGTCAGCCTGA
- the cydB gene encoding cytochrome d ubiquinol oxidase subunit II: MDLQLIWFILLAVLIIGYAVLDGFDLGIGTLFYQLGKTEEEKRTLINSIGPVWDGNEVWLLTGGGALFAAFPFVYATVFSGFYLAMMVVLFGLIFRAVAVEYYFKCSDDPPMQRLMGKLFMIGSLLPALLFGVAMGNLVIGIPMDQNMNYTATFFHLLHPYALLIGVIGLVGFLLQGTTYTILKTENALQRRAIKFSKLFVMVLGVLWILGTVATVIFAPHMFTNFTNQPLLFVFPLLTVVAIVLIPFFMYQKKYMAVFLSSSVIITSKLLTLAGGLFPNLVTGADPATSLTIYNASSSEYTLTVMLIIALIGMPVVIGYTAFIYWHFRGKASHERAGY; the protein is encoded by the coding sequence ATGGACTTACAACTGATCTGGTTTATACTGTTGGCCGTTCTGATTATCGGTTACGCCGTGTTGGATGGATTCGACCTTGGGATAGGGACTCTCTTCTATCAGCTTGGGAAAACAGAAGAAGAGAAACGCACGTTAATCAATTCAATCGGTCCTGTTTGGGATGGCAATGAAGTCTGGCTTTTAACGGGTGGTGGCGCACTGTTTGCGGCGTTTCCGTTCGTTTATGCCACGGTTTTCAGCGGTTTTTATCTGGCAATGATGGTCGTGCTCTTTGGACTGATCTTCAGAGCGGTCGCCGTTGAGTACTACTTCAAATGCTCGGACGACCCGCCGATGCAGCGCCTCATGGGGAAGCTGTTTATGATCGGGAGCCTTCTTCCTGCCCTGCTCTTTGGTGTGGCAATGGGGAATCTCGTCATCGGCATTCCGATGGATCAGAACATGAACTACACGGCAACATTCTTCCACTTGCTTCACCCATACGCTTTACTGATCGGCGTGATCGGGCTTGTCGGTTTCCTCCTTCAGGGGACGACGTATACAATTCTGAAAACAGAAAATGCCCTTCAGCGCCGTGCGATAAAATTCAGTAAGCTGTTTGTGATGGTTCTTGGCGTGCTGTGGATTCTCGGTACGGTTGCTACAGTGATTTTTGCGCCGCATATGTTCACAAACTTCACCAATCAGCCATTGCTCTTCGTCTTCCCGCTATTGACGGTTGTGGCGATAGTGCTCATCCCATTCTTTATGTATCAAAAGAAATACATGGCTGTCTTTTTGTCTAGTTCGGTCATCATCACCTCCAAGCTCCTGACCTTGGCGGGTGGATTGTTTCCGAATCTGGTTACCGGTGCAGATCCGGCAACGAGCCTGACGATCTATAATGCATCGTCCTCGGAGTATACGTTGACGGTGATGCTGATCATTGCCTTGATCGGTATGCCGGTCGTGATTGGATATACTGCCTTTATTTACTGGCATTTCCGCGGCAAAGCAAGCCACGAACGGGCAGGCTACTGA